The following proteins are co-located in the Polystyrenella longa genome:
- a CDS encoding anthranilate synthase component II, with product MIVLIDNYDSFVFNLARYCQELGCDTHVVRSDEIDANGIRKMDPQAIILSPGPCTPREAGNCLSIVETLLEEYPILGVCLGHQVIAAATGSEIIHAPEPIHGRTSRVEHVGSALFENVPNPFQATRYHSLIIDEASLGEEFQITARSDDGVPMAIEHHRLPVMGVQFHPESILTDHGHRLIHNFFSVAGLKTPDYESRELPHPNEKYSTTPLTPVHTPGPVPLR from the coding sequence ATGATTGTTCTAATCGATAACTACGACAGTTTCGTCTTCAATCTGGCCCGCTATTGCCAGGAATTGGGGTGTGATACGCACGTGGTACGTTCGGATGAAATCGATGCGAATGGTATTAGGAAAATGGATCCCCAGGCAATTATTTTGTCTCCGGGACCCTGCACTCCGCGAGAAGCGGGAAATTGTCTGTCCATCGTCGAGACGCTGTTGGAAGAATATCCGATATTGGGAGTCTGTCTGGGACATCAGGTGATCGCGGCGGCAACGGGATCTGAAATTATTCACGCACCGGAACCGATCCACGGACGGACATCCCGCGTCGAGCATGTTGGATCGGCCCTGTTTGAAAACGTGCCTAACCCATTTCAGGCAACGCGTTATCATTCGCTGATTATTGATGAAGCGAGTCTCGGTGAGGAGTTTCAGATTACAGCCCGTTCGGACGACGGAGTTCCCATGGCGATCGAGCATCATCGATTGCCTGTGATGGGGGTTCAATTTCATCCAGAATCGATTCTGACGGATCATGGTCATCGGCTCATACACAACTTCTTTAGTGTCGCCGGATTAAAGACCCCTGACTATGAATCGCGTGAGCTACCACATCCCAATGAAAAATACAGCACCACCCCGCTGACGCCGGTGCATACCCCCGGACCGGTTCCTCTTCGCTAA
- a CDS encoding thioredoxin family protein yields MASLIQKRNKTTLFLMALVLVFVLSAGLLRGQSNSGKHGIWHSDFRKAYDEAKRTNRPLLIHFYADWCMPCQKMEKEVLSSRELSQLVNNDFVAVKINADHHQDVVEHFSVKSLPSDVIIDPAGKVLLRNKGYLKPNVYLAGIHSASKSYQPGAPPKQEVPRQTQKPGSMPAEQRGEASSVKVGLNGFCPVSLYLNKKWERGNPDFKASFQDVVYFFTSRQARDEFQRSPEKYAPEYLGCDPVILTESGHAVPGSTKYAAYSKERLYLFLIPETRERFNRTPEKYINYRQALNIEQIEQTADAGFVRESF; encoded by the coding sequence TTGGCTTCTCTAATACAAAAACGCAACAAGACGACGCTGTTTCTGATGGCACTTGTATTGGTATTCGTTCTCTCCGCTGGCTTGCTACGGGGACAGTCGAATTCCGGAAAGCATGGCATCTGGCATTCCGATTTCCGAAAAGCCTACGATGAAGCCAAACGGACGAACCGCCCACTGTTGATTCATTTCTACGCAGACTGGTGTATGCCCTGCCAGAAGATGGAGAAAGAAGTTCTCTCTTCTCGGGAATTGTCTCAGTTGGTGAATAATGATTTTGTCGCTGTTAAAATCAATGCCGATCATCATCAGGATGTCGTCGAGCACTTTTCCGTTAAGTCGCTTCCCAGTGATGTGATCATTGACCCTGCTGGAAAGGTGCTGTTGCGGAACAAAGGTTATTTGAAACCAAACGTGTACCTGGCCGGTATTCATTCCGCATCGAAAAGCTATCAACCCGGGGCACCACCGAAACAGGAAGTCCCGCGCCAGACACAAAAACCGGGGTCGATGCCCGCAGAGCAGCGAGGTGAAGCGAGTTCAGTTAAAGTTGGGTTGAACGGATTCTGTCCGGTCTCTCTGTACCTCAACAAAAAATGGGAACGCGGGAATCCAGATTTCAAAGCTAGCTTTCAAGATGTGGTTTACTTCTTTACTTCACGTCAGGCTCGCGATGAGTTTCAGCGAAGTCCCGAAAAGTATGCTCCCGAATACCTCGGTTGCGACCCAGTGATTCTCACTGAAAGTGGCCACGCCGTCCCAGGCTCAACCAAGTACGCGGCTTACTCCAAAGAGAGGCTATACCTGTTTCTGATTCCAGAAACACGCGAGCGATTTAACCGGACACCGGAAAAGTACATCAATTACCGGCAGGCACTCAATATCGAACAGATTGAACAAACCGCTGATGCTGGCTTCGTTCGAGAGTCCTTCTGA